The genomic window CACCATCGATGTCACGGGCAGCAACATGCTCAACAACGGCGAGTTCCGCGCCGTGTACGACCTCGACGGCCGGGAGGAGCTCTCGCTCTCCCGATCGACACTCTTCAGCGAGCAGGCGCTCGACATCCACAGCGTCCGCTACTGGTACCCCAACGGAACCGAAGTGACGGGGTCGGAGCTAGACATCGAGCAGGGCCGCTCGAGCACCGATATTCGCGTTCCCGACGGCGACGGAACGCTCGCGTTTTCGGGCGAGGCGGGCCGGAAGACGTTCAGCCTGCCGGCGTACGTCGAGGGCTCCTACGAGGTCCGGCTCCCCGAGGGACACCGGACGTCGAACTTCCTCTTCGGCGACGTCAGTCCGAACGGGTACGAGCGGGAGATCGTCGACGACGAGGAACGGCTCTACTGGGAGGAAGTCGATAGCGCCATCTCGATTCGCTACTACCTCTCCCGGGACATTCCCCTGTTCGTCGGGCTGATCGGCACCGTCGCCCTCATCGGGGGCGCCGGAATCGCGTACTACTACCGAGAGGTCAAGCGACTCCGCAGGGAGCGCGAGGAGATGGGGCTGGACGTCGACATCGACGACGACTCGAACGACGGACCGCCGCCGGGAATGGGCTAGACCGGCTCGAGTCCCTCGGCTATCGGATTTTCGCGTTCGTCGAGCGATCGAAACCCGGCGTCAGCCGTGGATCGCTCGTTCGTCGAGCCAGACGACCTCGTCGCCGTCGATCTCGAGCCGTCCCTTGACGTGGGCGATCCGGCTGCTCGTCGGCGTCGGCTCGAGGTCGCTCGCCCGGACGGTCCGCGTGACGTCGACGTCGTCGACGAGCCAGCCGACGTACGCGTCGTCGGCGTCGGTCAGCCGAAAGACGAGCAGTTTCGGTTCCTCGACCCGGCTGGTCGTCCGGACGGACGAGGCGAACGCTCGGGGGAGGTCGACGACCCGGATGCGGTCGCCGGCGACGGAGACGGTTCCGGCGTTCCACGGATCGTCGGCCGTCGCGACGGACCGGTCGTCTCCGACGCCGAGGACGGAGGCCACGGAGGCGGCCCGGACGCAGTACCGGTCGCCCTCGAGGGTAAACGTGAGCACGGAGATTCGATCGTCGTCGCCGTCTCGGTTTACGGACGATGCCATACTGCTGGGAAATTTAACCGTGTACTGGTAAGGATTTCGGTAGGAATCCGGATAACAAACGACGAACACCGGCAGCGTGTCTGTCGCGGCGACTCTCGACGCAGGGAGTCAACGTTTTAGTGTTGGAATGTGATGCTCGAGCAAGAACATGACCCCGGATCTCTCCGAAAAGCTTCTCGGAATCGATATCGACGACGCCGACGGGAGTCGGCGACCGGACGGCAGCGAGACGGACGAAACCCAGGACGAACTCGAGCAGTTCGTCGTCTTCGGACTGGGTGACCACCGGCTCGCGGTACCGGTCGCGGCCGTGCGGACGCTCGCGGAAGTTCCCGACGAATTCACCCGTGTCCCGCGCGCGCCGCCGGCGATCGAGGGCATGGTGGACCTGCGCGGGGAGATCACGGCCGTGATCGATCCGGGCGTTCATTTCCCGGACGTCGAGCGCGCGGCCACCGCGGGGCGCGAACGATTGCTCGTGCTCGACCGCCCGTCCGACCAGCAGTCCGCCGCGGTACACGTCGACGACGTGATCGGCGTCGAGACGATTCCCGAGAGCGATATCGTCGACGAGACGACCGTAGAGGAGAGCCGACTCTCCGGCGATGCGCTCGACCACCCGCTGGTCGTCGCGCTCTTCGAAACGGAGCGAGAACCCGCCGACGTCGGCCGGTCCGTCGCTGGGGCCGGGACTGAGAGCGGATCGCAGGGTAGCGCGACGGCGATCGGTGCCGACAGCGGCGGCGGAAGTAGTACGCTGTCGGCCACACGAGGGACGGTTCCGGACGGAACCGATGACGCGGCCGGGAACTCGTTCGCGCTCGAGTCCGCGGAGTCGGAAGCGACGGACGACGCCGACGACGGAGACGCGGACCGAACGGCGGACGCGGAGTCGACGCGAGAGGTCGTCGTCGAGGCGACCCCCGTGCTGGACGTCGAGAGCCTCCTGTTGGCGTCCGGACAGCGCGAGTAGGCCGAGCCGATCGGTATACGGAGTCTACCGGGGTCGACGACGTCGTCTTCTGAGCGGCTTCACCGTCCGGAACACGTCAATTATCATGACTGATAATCGAGAGACAGCATTTATGGTAGTTGTATTTCTATCAGCGGTTGGTGTACTACTGAATGTCGACAGGGGTGCTCATCGTGGACGACTCTCATTTTATGCGGAACTTACTGCGCCAGATATTGGAACAGGATTACCGCATTCTCGGAGAAGCGTCCAACGGCGCCGAAGCAGTCAAACTGTACAAAGAACACGACCCCGATATCGTCATGATGGATATCGTGATGCCCAAGTGTAACGGCATCAAGGCGACCGCGGCGATCAAGAAGATCGATCCGGACGCCCGAGTTATCATGTGTACGAGTGTCGGACAGCGTGAGAAAATGAAACTCGCCGTGAAGGCTGGTGCGGACGGCTACGTTACGAAACCGTTCGAAGAACCCAGCGTCAGAAAGGCCCTCACCGACGTCGCCGCTGCATGACGCGAGTACTCGTTGTCGACGACTCGGGGTTTATGCGGACAGTCATCGGCAACGCGCTTACCGAGGCTGGCTACGACGTGGAGACGGCCACGAACGGTTCGGAAGCGATCGAAGCGGTGGCGGCGTACGACCCGGACGTCGTCACGATGGACGTCGAAATGCCGGAGCTCGGCGGTATCGATGCCGTCGAGCGGATCATGGCGACGAATCCGACGCTGATTCTCATGCTCAGCGTCCACACTGAGGAGGGCACGGAAGCCACGCTCGACGCGCTCGAGCGCGGCGCCGTCGATTTCCTTCACAAACCGGACGGAGCCGACGGGCGAACCGTCTCGCACCTGACCGACGACGTCGTCGCGAAGGTCGACGAACTCGCCGACGCGAACGTCTCGTCGATCGCACTCGCCCGCGCCTCGGCCGCCGCCTACGCGACGAGATCAAATCAAGAGGCCGCGACCGGCCGGGCGGTCGCCGGTTCCGGAAGCGATACGCGGGTCGGATCCGGCGGCGGTCCCCGGGCATCGCCGGACGGTCCGGCGGTCGGTCGTCGCACCGGGACCGAACTCGACGACTTTCCGCCGGTCGAACTCGAGGGCGACTACGCGGCCGATCCGACCGTCGTCCTCGGCGCCTCGACCGGCGGTCCGAAGATCGTCGAACGGCTCTTCGAACAGGTACCGATCGAGCTCGATGCGAAGGTGCTGGTCGTCCAGCACATGCCCGCCGGCTTCACCGAGCGCTTCGCCGAGAGGCTCGATACGCGAAGCGAGTACGACGTCCGCGAGGCCGCCGACGGCGAATCCGTCCGTCCCGGCGAGGCGGTGATCGCTCCCGGCGACGCCCACATGGAGGTCCGAAGCAACGTCAACGGGCGCCTCCGCGTCCGACTCGACGACGGGGAGCGGCTTCACGGCGTGCGTCCGGCGATCGACGTGACGATGCGAACGGCCGCCGAGCGGGTCACTGATCCGCTCTGCGGCGCCGTCCTGACCGGAATGGGACGGGACGGGGCGGACGGAATCGAAGCGATCCACGCCGCTGGCGGACGGACCATCGCACAGGACGAAGCGACGAGTCCGGTCTTTGGCATCCCCTGTCAGGCGATTCAAACGGGCTGTGTCGACGAAATCGCGCCCGCCCCGGATCTCGTTCAGGCGATCGTCGACGCGTTCGATACGGACGGTGAGACCGATGACTGACTATCTAACCGACTTCGTTCAGGAGAGCGAAGAACGAATTACGGAACTGAACAACGCGTTGCTCACGCTAGAGCGTGATCCGACCGACGACGACGCGATGGAGAACATCTTCCGCGTCGCACACACGCTCAAGGGTAACTGTGGCGCGATGGGACTCGAGTCGGCGAGCGATCTCGCTCACGCGATCGAGGATCTGCTCGACGCCGTCCGACGAGGCGACCTCGAAGTGACG from Haloterrigena sp. KLK7 includes these protein-coding regions:
- a CDS encoding DUF5803 family protein, whose amino-acid sequence is MNRRLVLAVIAVGLLVTTAGCSGVFGGISDEELDRDQEYDDLRGNASDADVTIDVTGSNMLNNGEFRAVYDLDGREELSLSRSTLFSEQALDIHSVRYWYPNGTEVTGSELDIEQGRSSTDIRVPDGDGTLAFSGEAGRKTFSLPAYVEGSYEVRLPEGHRTSNFLFGDVSPNGYEREIVDDEERLYWEEVDSAISIRYYLSRDIPLFVGLIGTVALIGGAGIAYYYREVKRLRREREEMGLDVDIDDDSNDGPPPGMG
- a CDS encoding chemotaxis protein CheW; translation: MASSVNRDGDDDRISVLTFTLEGDRYCVRAASVASVLGVGDDRSVATADDPWNAGTVSVAGDRIRVVDLPRAFASSVRTTSRVEEPKLLVFRLTDADDAYVGWLVDDVDVTRTVRASDLEPTPTSSRIAHVKGRLEIDGDEVVWLDERAIHG
- a CDS encoding chemotaxis protein CheW; this encodes MTPDLSEKLLGIDIDDADGSRRPDGSETDETQDELEQFVVFGLGDHRLAVPVAAVRTLAEVPDEFTRVPRAPPAIEGMVDLRGEITAVIDPGVHFPDVERAATAGRERLLVLDRPSDQQSAAVHVDDVIGVETIPESDIVDETTVEESRLSGDALDHPLVVALFETEREPADVGRSVAGAGTESGSQGSATAIGADSGGGSSTLSATRGTVPDGTDDAAGNSFALESAESEATDDADDGDADRTADAESTREVVVEATPVLDVESLLLASGQRE
- the cheY gene encoding chemotaxis protein CheY, which gives rise to MSTGVLIVDDSHFMRNLLRQILEQDYRILGEASNGAEAVKLYKEHDPDIVMMDIVMPKCNGIKATAAIKKIDPDARVIMCTSVGQREKMKLAVKAGADGYVTKPFEEPSVRKALTDVAAA
- the cheB gene encoding chemotaxis-specific protein-glutamate methyltransferase CheB, whose amino-acid sequence is MTRVLVVDDSGFMRTVIGNALTEAGYDVETATNGSEAIEAVAAYDPDVVTMDVEMPELGGIDAVERIMATNPTLILMLSVHTEEGTEATLDALERGAVDFLHKPDGADGRTVSHLTDDVVAKVDELADANVSSIALARASAAAYATRSNQEAATGRAVAGSGSDTRVGSGGGPRASPDGPAVGRRTGTELDDFPPVELEGDYAADPTVVLGASTGGPKIVERLFEQVPIELDAKVLVVQHMPAGFTERFAERLDTRSEYDVREAADGESVRPGEAVIAPGDAHMEVRSNVNGRLRVRLDDGERLHGVRPAIDVTMRTAAERVTDPLCGAVLTGMGRDGADGIEAIHAAGGRTIAQDEATSPVFGIPCQAIQTGCVDEIAPAPDLVQAIVDAFDTDGETDD